From Deferrisoma camini S3R1, the proteins below share one genomic window:
- a CDS encoding branched-chain amino acid ABC transporter substrate-binding protein: protein MWNRLAAAVLTLALAVPSFAGTVKIGLMAPLTGAWASEGQEMKQIVELLADEVNAKGGVLGQEVEVIVEDDGGDPRTASLAAQRLSTQGVVAVIGTYGSSVTEASQGIYDEAEILQVANGSTAVRLTEKGLKLFFRTCPRDDEQGRVAAQTIQKLGFNKVAVLHDNTSYAKGLAEEAKGLLEKAGVEIVFFDALTPGEQDYTTILTKLKAAGPEAVLFTGYYPEAGLLLRQKKEMGWEVPFIGGDATNNPDLVKIAGKQAAAGFYFLSPPVPSDLPYERAKAFLAAYRKKYGSAPGSIWAVLAGDGFLTVTTAIEAAGSTDPVKLAEYLHGGKPFSGLTGEIAFNAKGDRVGEVYKVYRVDADGRFVLQK, encoded by the coding sequence ATGTGGAATCGTCTCGCGGCCGCTGTTCTGACCCTGGCCCTGGCCGTGCCGTCGTTCGCCGGAACCGTCAAGATCGGGCTGATGGCGCCGTTGACCGGCGCGTGGGCCAGCGAGGGCCAGGAGATGAAGCAGATCGTCGAGCTCCTGGCCGACGAGGTGAACGCCAAGGGCGGGGTGCTGGGTCAGGAGGTGGAGGTGATCGTGGAGGACGACGGCGGGGACCCCCGCACCGCGTCCCTGGCCGCCCAGCGGCTGTCCACCCAGGGCGTGGTGGCCGTGATCGGCACCTACGGCTCGTCGGTCACCGAGGCGAGCCAGGGCATCTATGACGAGGCCGAGATCCTGCAGGTGGCCAACGGCTCCACCGCGGTGCGGCTGACCGAGAAGGGGCTCAAGCTGTTCTTTCGCACCTGCCCCCGGGACGACGAGCAGGGACGGGTGGCCGCCCAGACCATCCAGAAGCTGGGGTTCAACAAGGTGGCCGTGCTCCACGACAACACCAGCTACGCCAAGGGGTTGGCCGAGGAGGCCAAGGGTCTTCTCGAGAAGGCCGGGGTGGAGATCGTGTTCTTCGACGCCCTGACCCCGGGCGAGCAGGACTACACCACGATCCTTACCAAGCTCAAGGCCGCCGGCCCCGAGGCCGTGCTCTTCACCGGGTACTACCCCGAGGCGGGGCTCCTGCTGCGGCAGAAGAAGGAGATGGGCTGGGAGGTGCCGTTCATCGGCGGCGACGCCACGAACAACCCCGACCTGGTGAAGATCGCCGGCAAGCAGGCCGCGGCCGGCTTCTACTTCCTGAGCCCGCCGGTGCCCAGCGACCTGCCGTACGAGCGGGCCAAGGCGTTCCTGGCCGCCTACCGGAAGAAGTACGGCAGCGCCCCGGGCTCGATCTGGGCCGTGTTGGCGGGTGACGGCTTCCTCACGGTGACCACCGCCATCGAGGCCGCCGGCAGCACCGACCCAGTCAAGCTGGCCGAGTACCTCCACGGCGGCAAGCCGTTCTCCGGCCTGACCGGCGAGATCGCGTTCAACGCCAAGGGCGACCGGGTGGGCGAGGTGTACAAGGTCTACCGGGTCGACGCGGACGGGAGGTTCGTGCTGCAGAAGTAA
- a CDS encoding branched-chain amino acid ABC transporter permease — translation MEQFFQQLTNGLAVGGIYALIALGYTMVYGVLKLINFAHGDLFTLGAYLGLTLITSLALHDRVGVALGVLVLVLMVMGLVAVVGGLLERTAYRPLRESPRLSAVVSALGASIFLQNAIMLIYGARLRVYPQDILPRTTVHLFGVGVPLMRILIFSASVVLMAVLYLWIHKTRMGTAIRAAAIDQGAARLMGIDVDRVILLVFLVGPALGGAAGVMVGLYYGQISFTMGWLYGLKAFTAAILGGIGNIPGAMLGGLLLGVIEALGAAYVSLAWKDAIAFLVLILILIVRPTGILGERVAEKV, via the coding sequence ATGGAACAGTTCTTTCAACAACTCACCAACGGGCTCGCGGTGGGCGGCATCTACGCCCTGATCGCGCTCGGGTACACCATGGTCTACGGTGTGCTCAAGCTGATCAACTTCGCCCACGGCGACCTGTTCACCCTGGGAGCCTACCTGGGGCTGACCCTGATCACCTCCCTGGCCCTCCACGACCGGGTGGGCGTGGCCCTGGGGGTGCTCGTGCTGGTGCTCATGGTCATGGGCCTGGTGGCCGTGGTCGGGGGGCTCTTGGAGCGCACGGCGTACCGGCCGCTTCGGGAGTCGCCGCGCCTGTCGGCCGTGGTCAGCGCCCTGGGCGCCTCGATCTTCCTGCAGAACGCCATCATGCTGATCTACGGGGCCCGCCTCCGGGTCTACCCTCAGGACATCCTGCCGCGCACGACCGTCCACCTGTTCGGGGTGGGCGTGCCGCTCATGCGGATCCTGATTTTCTCGGCGTCGGTGGTGCTGATGGCCGTGCTGTACCTCTGGATCCACAAGACCCGCATGGGCACGGCGATCCGGGCGGCGGCCATCGACCAGGGCGCGGCGCGGCTCATGGGGATCGACGTGGACCGGGTGATCCTGCTGGTGTTTCTGGTGGGCCCGGCCCTGGGGGGGGCGGCCGGCGTGATGGTGGGCCTGTACTACGGCCAGATCAGCTTCACCATGGGGTGGCTCTACGGCCTGAAGGCGTTTACGGCCGCCATCCTCGGGGGCATCGGGAACATCCCGGGCGCCATGCTGGGGGGGTTGCTGCTGGGCGTGATCGAGGCGTTGGGCGCGGCCTACGTGTCGCTGGCCTGGAAGGACGCGATCGCGTTCCTGGTCCTCATTCTCATCCTGATCGTCCGGCCCACCGGGATCCTGGGTGAGCGGGTGGCGGAAAAGGTGTGA
- a CDS encoding branched-chain amino acid ABC transporter permease → MTRRTKIGVAVAVAGLAAAPAVLNPYWVDVLNSVGLYGLLALSLNVILGDAGMYNMGHAAFYAVGAYATAILNTRYGIPVLWTLPLAGLAAGAFAAVVARPVIHLRGDYLLIVTVGVGEILRIALVNDVFGLTGGPNGIFGIARPFVFGLKIRKPHQFYYLIWAFVALTVFVFHRLQHSRFGRALNYLRDDPVAAEGSGIPTGRYRLLAFVVGAAWAGMAGTLYATKMTIISPQSFSFWESVVVFMIVILGGAGNMAGVLLGAFLIVGLPEVFRGFASARLLVFGLVMMVMMVVRTQGLLPPRPRRFRLPDASG, encoded by the coding sequence ATGACGCGGCGCACGAAGATCGGGGTCGCGGTGGCCGTGGCCGGGCTGGCGGCGGCGCCGGCCGTGCTGAACCCCTACTGGGTGGACGTCCTGAACAGCGTGGGGCTGTACGGGCTGCTGGCCCTGAGCCTCAACGTGATCCTGGGCGACGCGGGCATGTACAACATGGGCCACGCCGCGTTCTACGCCGTGGGCGCCTATGCCACCGCCATCCTGAACACCCGCTACGGCATCCCCGTGCTGTGGACCCTGCCCCTGGCCGGGCTGGCGGCCGGGGCGTTCGCCGCGGTGGTGGCCCGCCCGGTCATCCACCTCCGGGGGGACTACCTCCTGATCGTCACGGTGGGGGTGGGCGAGATCCTGCGGATCGCCCTGGTCAACGACGTGTTCGGGCTCACCGGCGGGCCCAACGGCATCTTCGGCATCGCGCGGCCCTTCGTGTTCGGGCTGAAGATCCGCAAGCCCCATCAGTTCTACTACCTGATCTGGGCGTTCGTGGCCCTCACCGTGTTCGTGTTCCACCGGCTCCAGCACTCCCGCTTCGGCCGGGCCCTCAACTACCTGCGGGACGATCCGGTGGCGGCCGAGGGCAGCGGCATCCCCACGGGCCGGTACCGGCTGCTGGCGTTCGTGGTGGGGGCGGCGTGGGCCGGCATGGCCGGAACCCTCTACGCCACCAAGATGACGATCATCTCGCCCCAGTCGTTCAGCTTCTGGGAGTCGGTGGTGGTGTTCATGATCGTGATCCTGGGGGGGGCGGGCAACATGGCGGGGGTGCTTCTGGGGGCGTTCCTGATCGTGGGGCTGCCCGAGGTGTTCAGGGGATTCGCGAGCGCACGACTGCTCGTGTTCGGGCTCGTGATGATGGTCATGATGGTGGTGCGGACCCAGGGGCTCCTGCCGCCGAGGCCGCGTCGGTTCCGGCTGCCGGACGCGTCGGGCTGA
- a CDS encoding ABC transporter ATP-binding protein gives MALLELEAVTKTFGGLTAVDAVSFGVDEGTIVGLIGPNGAGKTTVFNLITGNYRPDAGRVRFAGRDITGRPTHRIVAQGIARTFQTIRLFHRMTVLENVLAGRHCRMRSGILSAVLRTRSERQEEGRAVADAMAALRFVGLADRAEDLAGNLSYGNQRLLEIARALATEPRLIVLDEPAGGMNEQETLALLELIRQIRERGVTVLLIEHDMGLVMEACQKLVVLEYGKKIAEGSPDAVKEDPKVIEAYLGTD, from the coding sequence ATGGCGCTGCTGGAGCTCGAGGCCGTCACCAAGACTTTCGGCGGGCTCACGGCCGTGGACGCGGTGTCGTTCGGGGTGGACGAGGGCACCATCGTGGGGCTGATCGGCCCGAACGGGGCCGGCAAGACCACGGTGTTCAACCTGATCACGGGCAACTACCGGCCGGACGCCGGCCGCGTCCGGTTCGCGGGCCGCGATATCACGGGCCGGCCCACCCACCGGATCGTGGCCCAGGGCATCGCACGCACGTTCCAGACGATCCGCCTGTTCCACCGGATGACCGTGCTGGAGAACGTGCTGGCCGGCCGGCACTGCCGCATGCGCTCCGGCATCCTCTCCGCGGTCCTGCGGACCCGGTCGGAGCGGCAGGAGGAGGGCCGGGCCGTGGCCGACGCCATGGCGGCCCTTCGGTTCGTGGGGCTGGCCGACCGGGCCGAGGACCTGGCCGGCAACCTGTCGTACGGGAACCAGCGGCTCCTGGAGATCGCCCGGGCCTTGGCGACCGAGCCGCGGTTGATCGTGCTCGACGAGCCGGCCGGGGGCATGAACGAGCAGGAGACCCTGGCGCTGCTGGAGCTCATCCGCCAGATCCGGGAGCGGGGCGTGACCGTGCTTCTGATCGAGCACGACATGGGGCTGGTGATGGAGGCGTGCCAGAAGCTGGTGGTGCTCGAGTACGGGAAGAAGATCGCTGAGGGATCTCCGGACGCGGTCAAGGAGGACCCCAAGGTGATCGAAGCCTACCTGGGAACGGACTAG
- a CDS encoding ABC transporter ATP-binding protein — MAPLLEIRDLRVRYGNIEALHGVSLRVDEGEIVSILGANGAGKSTTLMAVSGLVRAAGGSIRFDGTELTRLKAHRVVELGVAQSPEGRRVFGTLTVEENLNLGAFRRRDPEAVRKTKAWIYDLFPVLAERRRQLAGTLSGGEQQMLAIGRALMAEPRLLLLDEPSLGLAPLLVKSIFRTIEQINRAGVTVLLVEQNARAALRLAHRGYVLEVGNIVLEGPADELLEDPEVQQAYLGGRR, encoded by the coding sequence ATGGCCCCACTCCTGGAGATCCGGGACCTCCGGGTCCGGTACGGAAACATCGAGGCCCTCCACGGCGTGAGCCTCCGGGTGGACGAGGGGGAGATCGTCTCGATCCTCGGGGCGAACGGCGCGGGCAAGTCCACCACCCTGATGGCGGTGAGCGGGCTGGTCCGGGCCGCAGGGGGCTCGATCCGGTTCGACGGCACGGAGCTGACCCGGCTCAAGGCCCACCGGGTGGTGGAGCTGGGTGTGGCCCAGAGCCCGGAGGGCCGGCGGGTGTTCGGCACCCTCACGGTCGAGGAGAACCTGAACCTGGGCGCGTTTCGCCGACGGGATCCCGAGGCGGTCCGGAAGACCAAGGCCTGGATCTACGATCTGTTTCCGGTGCTGGCCGAACGCAGGCGCCAGCTCGCCGGCACCCTGAGCGGGGGGGAGCAGCAGATGCTGGCCATCGGCCGGGCCCTCATGGCCGAACCCCGGCTCCTGCTGCTGGACGAGCCCAGCCTGGGCCTTGCGCCCCTCCTGGTGAAGTCGATCTTCCGGACCATCGAGCAGATCAACCGGGCCGGGGTCACCGTGCTCCTGGTCGAGCAGAACGCCCGGGCCGCGCTGCGGCTGGCCCACCGGGGGTACGTGCTCGAGGTGGGCAACATCGTGCTGGAGGGCCCTGCGGACGAGCTGCTCGAGGATCCGGAGGTCCAGCAGGCCTACCTGGGCGGCCGGCGGTGA
- the ychF gene encoding redox-regulated ATPase YchF, which yields MGFRCGIVGLPNVGKSTLFNALTRAGIAAENYPFCTIDPNVGVVPVPDPRLDRIAEIVGPKQVTPTTMEFVDIAGLVAGASKGEGLGNQFLAHIRETDAVAHVVRCFEDPDVVHVSGSVDPLRDIDVIHTELALADLDTVERAVARVERRAKSGDKEAQSRLSVYERLRDALGEGRPARALGFSGEDARYAKELHLLTAKPVLYVANVDEEGLGGNAHVVAVEERAKAEGAGVVVVCAAIEAEILELDSAERDEFLADLGLEEPGLNRVIRAGYRLLGLHTFFTAGPKEARAWTVRIGATAPEAAGVIHTDFEKGFIRAEVISYADFVAHGGEQGAKEAGKWRLEGRDYVVQDGDVIHFRFNV from the coding sequence ATGGGCTTTCGTTGTGGCATCGTGGGGCTCCCCAACGTGGGGAAGTCTACTCTGTTCAATGCGCTGACGCGGGCCGGCATCGCGGCCGAGAACTATCCGTTCTGTACCATCGATCCGAACGTGGGCGTGGTGCCGGTACCGGACCCCAGGCTCGACCGGATCGCCGAGATCGTGGGGCCCAAACAGGTGACGCCCACCACTATGGAGTTCGTGGACATCGCGGGTCTCGTGGCGGGTGCGAGCAAGGGCGAAGGGTTGGGCAACCAGTTCCTGGCCCATATCCGGGAAACCGATGCGGTGGCCCACGTGGTGCGATGCTTCGAGGATCCGGACGTGGTGCACGTGTCGGGTTCGGTCGATCCCCTTCGGGACATCGATGTGATCCACACCGAGCTGGCCTTGGCCGACCTGGACACGGTGGAGCGGGCCGTGGCCCGGGTGGAGCGGCGGGCCAAGTCTGGAGACAAGGAGGCCCAGTCGAGGTTGTCGGTGTACGAGCGGCTGCGGGACGCCTTGGGTGAGGGCCGACCCGCCCGGGCCCTGGGGTTCTCGGGCGAGGATGCCCGGTACGCGAAGGAGCTCCACCTGCTGACGGCGAAGCCGGTGCTCTACGTGGCGAACGTGGACGAGGAGGGGCTCGGAGGCAACGCCCACGTGGTTGCGGTGGAGGAGCGGGCGAAGGCCGAAGGGGCGGGCGTCGTGGTGGTGTGCGCAGCCATCGAGGCCGAGATCCTGGAGCTGGACTCGGCGGAGCGGGACGAGTTCCTGGCGGACCTGGGGCTCGAGGAGCCGGGGTTGAACCGGGTGATCCGGGCCGGGTACCGGCTGTTGGGGCTGCATACGTTCTTCACGGCCGGGCCGAAGGAGGCCCGGGCCTGGACGGTGCGGATCGGCGCCACGGCGCCGGAGGCGGCCGGGGTGATCCACACCGACTTCGAAAAGGGGTTCATCCGGGCCGAGGTGATCTCGTACGCGGACTTCGTGGCCCACGGCGGGGAGCAGGGCGCCAAAGAGGCAGGCAAGTGGCGCCTGGAGGGCCGGGACTACGTGGTGCAGGACGGCGACGTGATCCACTTCCGGTTCAACGTGTGA
- a CDS encoding DNA integrity scanning protein DisA nucleotide-binding domain protein: MNVTRDILHYSAEMARKIGARAVVVYADVFSGSDALGEFLDAEPDVPLVLVTRGLHPPLPRREGVDVVRVPGIRLTRLGQVKIAVLLGFSRGLFQKGDRLICLTGIAGSGALDTIVFMEVGEEFEMFAATGAEDISAHVNPEVFERVLDLAVSLGYEGREGKPVGTTFVIGDTEAVLARSSQMVLNPFRGYPEEERNILDPALEPTIKEFAAIDGAFVVRGDGLVEAAGVYLRPESGGEPLPRGLGTRHNAAAGITAVTKAVAVTVSESTGTVTVFREGKILMEVERPRPIGAWGPREDRLFPGLRRSGGGE, encoded by the coding sequence ATGAACGTGACCCGCGACATCCTGCACTACTCGGCCGAGATGGCCCGAAAGATCGGAGCCCGGGCCGTTGTGGTGTACGCCGACGTGTTCTCCGGTTCCGACGCCCTGGGAGAGTTCCTGGATGCGGAGCCGGACGTGCCCCTGGTGTTGGTGACCCGGGGCTTGCACCCCCCGCTGCCCCGGCGGGAGGGCGTGGATGTGGTGCGGGTGCCGGGCATCCGGCTGACCCGACTGGGTCAGGTGAAGATCGCGGTGCTCCTGGGGTTCTCCCGGGGCCTGTTCCAGAAGGGGGATCGGTTGATCTGCCTCACGGGCATCGCGGGAAGCGGTGCCCTGGACACGATCGTGTTCATGGAGGTGGGGGAGGAGTTCGAGATGTTCGCGGCCACGGGCGCGGAGGACATCTCGGCCCACGTGAACCCCGAGGTGTTCGAGCGGGTGCTCGACCTCGCGGTATCCCTGGGGTACGAGGGACGGGAGGGCAAGCCCGTGGGGACGACGTTCGTGATCGGTGACACCGAGGCGGTGCTGGCCCGGTCGAGCCAGATGGTGCTGAACCCGTTCCGGGGATATCCGGAAGAGGAGCGCAACATCCTGGATCCGGCCCTGGAGCCGACCATCAAGGAGTTCGCCGCCATCGACGGCGCGTTCGTGGTCCGGGGCGATGGGCTCGTGGAGGCGGCCGGCGTGTATCTGAGGCCCGAATCCGGGGGCGAGCCCCTGCCGAGGGGCCTGGGTACCCGCCACAACGCGGCCGCCGGCATCACGGCCGTGACCAAAGCCGTGGCCGTCACCGTGAGCGAGTCCACCGGCACGGTCACGGTGTTCCGGGAGGGGAAGATCCTGATGGAGGTGGAGCGGCCGCGGCCGATCGGTGCCTGGGGCCCCCGGGAGGACCGGCTGTTCCCCGGGCTCCGCCGGTCGGGAGGCGGAGAGTGA
- a CDS encoding uracil-xanthine permease family protein produces the protein MLRDLILGVQMLFVAFGALTLVPLLTGLDPSVALFTAGVGTLIFYFITQRKVPVFLASSFAFIAPIQIAAKEWGIPVALGGLFAAGFVHMAMSQVIRWKGVEFIDRVLPSVVVGPVIMNIGLALAPVAVDMSKQNWFLALLSLTTAIVVAVWGRGLLGLIPILVAAAVGYLAALFTGHVDFTPVREASWFAVPAFTLPEFRWEAMLFMLPVAIAPMIEHIGDIFAVGKVAGRDYHIDPGIHRTMFSDGLATSVAALFGGPPNTTYSEVTGALALIKVFKPHLMAIAAVAAVVLAFVGKLGALLKTVPAPVMGGILILLFGMIAAVGVRTLVSARPNLSATRNLTILAVVLIVGIGGVTLEAGAFKLGGIGLSGVVGVLLHLILPGAPDEETPSHIVDTPEEAGEFTDL, from the coding sequence ATGCTCCGCGACCTGATCCTCGGCGTGCAGATGCTGTTCGTGGCGTTCGGCGCCCTGACCCTGGTGCCCCTGCTCACCGGGCTCGATCCCTCGGTGGCCCTGTTCACGGCCGGCGTGGGCACGCTGATCTTCTACTTCATCACCCAGCGCAAGGTTCCCGTGTTCCTGGCCAGCTCGTTTGCGTTCATCGCCCCGATCCAGATCGCGGCCAAGGAGTGGGGCATCCCGGTGGCCCTGGGCGGTCTGTTCGCGGCCGGGTTCGTGCACATGGCCATGTCCCAGGTGATCCGGTGGAAGGGGGTGGAGTTCATCGACCGGGTCCTCCCGTCCGTGGTGGTGGGGCCGGTCATCATGAACATCGGGCTGGCGCTCGCGCCGGTGGCCGTGGACATGTCGAAGCAGAACTGGTTCCTCGCCCTCCTGAGCCTCACCACGGCCATCGTGGTGGCCGTCTGGGGCCGGGGCCTGCTCGGCCTGATCCCCATCCTGGTGGCGGCGGCGGTGGGATACCTGGCGGCCCTGTTTACGGGCCACGTGGACTTCACGCCGGTGCGGGAGGCGTCCTGGTTCGCCGTGCCCGCCTTCACCCTCCCGGAGTTCCGATGGGAGGCGATGCTGTTCATGCTGCCGGTGGCCATCGCTCCCATGATCGAGCACATCGGCGACATCTTCGCCGTGGGCAAGGTGGCCGGCCGGGACTACCACATCGATCCGGGCATCCACCGGACCATGTTCTCGGACGGGTTGGCCACCTCGGTGGCGGCCCTGTTCGGGGGCCCGCCCAACACCACCTATTCGGAGGTGACCGGTGCCCTCGCGTTGATCAAGGTGTTCAAGCCCCATCTCATGGCCATCGCGGCCGTCGCCGCGGTGGTGCTGGCCTTCGTGGGCAAACTGGGGGCGCTGCTGAAAACCGTGCCCGCCCCGGTCATGGGCGGGATCCTGATCCTCCTGTTCGGGATGATCGCCGCCGTGGGCGTGCGCACCCTCGTGTCGGCCCGGCCCAACCTGAGCGCCACCCGAAACCTCACCATCCTGGCGGTGGTGCTCATCGTGGGGATCGGCGGGGTCACGTTGGAGGCCGGAGCGTTCAAGCTGGGGGGGATCGGACTGAGCGGCGTCGTGGGTGTGCTCCTCCACCTCATCCTGCCCGGCGCCCCCGACGAGGAGACCCCCAGCCACATCGTGGACACCCCTGAGGAGGCTGGTGAGTTCACGGACCTCTGA
- the upp gene encoding uracil phosphoribosyltransferase, whose protein sequence is MPFRVVDHPLVRHKLGLLRRADTSTSKFRDLTREITNLLTYEAFRNLEMERITVEGWAGPVEVEKLSGKKVAVVPILRAGIGMLQGVLDLIPAARVNVVGLYRNEDTLEPVRYYRKLSQDLAQRLAVILDPMLATGNSLIATIDMLKEAGCADIRAICLVAAPEGIRNLERSHPDVEVFAASMDERLNDRGYILPGLGDAGDRLFGTK, encoded by the coding sequence ATGCCGTTTCGCGTCGTCGACCATCCCCTCGTCCGCCACAAGCTCGGGCTGCTGCGCCGGGCAGACACCAGCACGTCGAAGTTCCGCGATCTCACGCGGGAGATCACGAACCTGCTGACCTACGAGGCGTTCCGGAACCTGGAGATGGAGCGGATCACCGTGGAAGGGTGGGCCGGGCCCGTGGAGGTGGAGAAGCTCTCGGGGAAGAAGGTGGCGGTGGTGCCCATCCTGCGGGCCGGCATCGGCATGCTCCAGGGAGTGCTCGACCTCATCCCTGCGGCCCGGGTCAACGTGGTGGGGCTCTACCGCAACGAGGACACGCTGGAGCCGGTCCGGTACTACCGGAAGCTGTCCCAGGACCTGGCCCAGCGGCTCGCCGTGATCCTCGATCCCATGCTGGCCACCGGCAACTCCCTCATCGCCACGATCGACATGCTCAAGGAAGCCGGGTGCGCCGACATCCGGGCCATCTGCCTGGTGGCCGCCCCGGAGGGGATCCGGAACCTGGAGCGCAGCCACCCCGACGTGGAGGTGTTCGCGGCCAGCATGGACGAACGGCTCAACGATCGGGGGTACATCCTGCCGGGGCTGGGAGATGCGGGCGACCGGCTCTTCGGGACCAAGTAG
- a CDS encoding HDOD domain-containing protein translates to MWNWVRRLLFGRPREVQGARAGHGGEAPCAGRDGPNEKRDAAGAGWDAAEEGEFLTLLDDPGDAVALDDLGPDDRLFLSGVLRLVRERKLEIPVLPQAAIEVSRLLAQGDPPIGRYVEVLEKDPGLSVEVLRTANSAFYGFRRPAKGLREAVVRLGLHPVRGLLVMAHLRSRVLRGGPFQEQAGWLNDLSLALARVFRTLAPDLGMDPDEASTRGLLFHVEHFVILGALGAIQTAARRPLNPSNRALAEAFRRCGTTVRELAAAAWKLPVLRPDPDLDLRLRAVRRAVVRSWLGQPGGEVPGVDPARLSEALARTARPAGAEAATG, encoded by the coding sequence GTGTGGAACTGGGTCCGCAGGTTGCTCTTTGGCAGGCCGAGAGAGGTTCAGGGTGCCCGGGCCGGGCACGGGGGGGAGGCTCCTTGTGCCGGCCGGGACGGGCCGAACGAGAAACGGGACGCCGCAGGCGCGGGGTGGGACGCGGCCGAGGAAGGTGAGTTCCTGACCCTGCTGGACGATCCGGGGGATGCCGTGGCCCTGGACGACCTGGGGCCGGACGACCGGCTGTTCCTTTCGGGGGTGTTGCGGCTGGTGCGCGAACGGAAGCTCGAGATCCCGGTGCTTCCCCAGGCCGCCATCGAGGTGTCGCGGCTTCTCGCCCAGGGCGATCCTCCGATCGGCCGCTACGTGGAGGTGCTGGAAAAGGATCCCGGCCTGAGCGTGGAGGTCCTGCGCACCGCCAACTCGGCGTTCTACGGATTCCGCCGCCCGGCCAAGGGGCTGCGGGAGGCGGTGGTCCGGCTGGGGTTGCACCCCGTGAGGGGGCTCCTGGTGATGGCCCACCTCCGGTCACGGGTGCTGCGGGGTGGGCCGTTCCAGGAGCAGGCGGGATGGCTGAACGACCTCTCCCTGGCCCTGGCCCGGGTGTTCCGAACGCTGGCCCCTGATCTGGGAATGGACCCGGACGAGGCCTCCACCCGGGGGTTGCTGTTCCATGTGGAGCACTTCGTGATCCTGGGGGCCCTGGGCGCGATCCAGACCGCAGCGCGTCGTCCCCTGAACCCCTCGAATCGCGCCCTGGCCGAGGCGTTCCGCCGGTGCGGCACCACGGTGCGGGAGCTGGCGGCGGCCGCATGGAAGCTGCCGGTGCTCCGGCCCGATCCGGACCTGGACCTGCGGCTCCGGGCGGTACGCCGCGCGGTGGTGCGGTCCTGGCTGGGGCAGCCCGGAGGGGAGGTGCCCGGGGTGGACCCCGCCCGGCTCTCCGAGGCGCTGGCCAGAACCGCCCGCCCGGCCGGCGCCGAGGCCGCTACCGGGTAG
- the speB gene encoding agmatinase: MNLRPRGFLECEGAPGAPFSLLGLPFDGTCSFRPGARFGPAAIREASWVLETYSPALDAELDGSLVADLGDLDLPPLDPWGLIEQAAERLLAGGHRILALGGEHSITPPLVRAHARRHPGLVLVHFDAHADLREEYLGDPRSHACAVRRCLDSVPAERLVQIGIRSGTREEFRWMRTHGTLGPATRQGVRDALSRTTGPIYLTVDLDVFDPSVVPGTGTPEPGGLGYREFENCLREIADTGRTVVGADVVELSPGWDPTGASAVVAAKVAREILVLMGATR; encoded by the coding sequence ATGAACCTGAGACCCCGGGGATTCCTGGAGTGTGAGGGCGCGCCCGGCGCGCCCTTTTCGCTTCTGGGCCTGCCGTTCGACGGTACCTGCTCGTTCCGGCCCGGCGCCCGCTTCGGCCCGGCCGCGATCCGGGAGGCGTCGTGGGTGCTCGAGACCTACTCCCCGGCCCTGGACGCGGAACTCGACGGATCGCTGGTGGCCGACCTGGGCGACCTGGACCTGCCCCCCCTGGACCCGTGGGGTCTGATCGAGCAGGCTGCCGAACGGCTCTTGGCCGGGGGGCACCGGATCCTGGCCCTGGGCGGAGAGCACTCGATCACGCCCCCCCTGGTCCGGGCCCACGCTCGGCGCCACCCGGGTCTGGTCCTGGTGCACTTCGACGCCCACGCCGACCTCCGGGAGGAGTACCTGGGCGACCCGCGATCCCACGCCTGTGCGGTGCGCCGGTGCCTCGACTCGGTGCCGGCGGAGCGGCTCGTCCAGATCGGCATCCGCTCCGGCACCCGCGAGGAGTTCCGCTGGATGCGGACCCACGGCACCCTGGGGCCGGCGACCCGGCAAGGGGTGCGGGACGCGTTGTCGCGCACGACGGGTCCGATCTACCTCACCGTGGATCTGGACGTGTTCGACCCCTCCGTGGTCCCCGGCACCGGTACGCCGGAGCCCGGGGGGCTCGGCTACCGGGAGTTCGAGAACTGCCTCCGGGAGATCGCGGACACCGGGCGGACGGTGGTGGGGGCGGACGTGGTGGAGCTCTCGCCCGGGTGGGACCCCACGGGCGCGAGCGCGGTGGTGGCGGCCAAGGTGGCCCGGGAGATTCTGGTGCTGATGGGCGCTACCCGGTAG